The following coding sequences are from one uncultured Desulfobacter sp. window:
- the fumC gene encoding class II fumarate hydratase: MANRTEHDTMGAIEVPVDALWGAQTERSRQNFTIGRELMPNALIHAFARLKKACAAVNRRMDLLDDHQADLIIRVCDEILNKDHDDQFPLHVWQTGSGTQTNMNLNEVIANRAALLDGKRLDDTRPIHPNDHVNKSQSSNDTFPAAMHIAAVFEIHDTLLPAVDRMCLALEEKSQKFAKVIKIGRTHLQDATPLTLGQEISGWAAMIQSSRVQILQSLESLYPLAIGGTAVGTGLNAPQGFGKAVAEELANSTGHPFTQMQNTFHGLTGHDQMVFASGALKGLAANLMKIANDVRWLASGPRCGIGELNIPANEPGSSIMPGKVNPTQAEAATMVACQVMGNDAAIGFAASQGNFELNVFKPVIIHNLLESVTLLGDAVSSFTSHCLAGITANLEVIERHLKNSLMLVTALAPHIGYDNAARIAKKALQDGMTLKAAAAELELVQPEQFDEWVKPKIMILGQK; the protein is encoded by the coding sequence ATGGCGAATCGTACCGAACATGATACCATGGGGGCCATTGAGGTGCCTGTAGATGCATTGTGGGGCGCCCAGACCGAACGCAGCCGGCAGAATTTCACCATCGGCCGGGAGTTGATGCCGAACGCCCTGATCCATGCCTTTGCCCGCCTGAAAAAAGCGTGCGCCGCCGTCAACCGGCGGATGGACCTTCTGGACGATCATCAAGCAGACCTGATCATCCGGGTGTGCGATGAAATTCTCAACAAAGATCACGACGACCAGTTCCCCCTCCACGTCTGGCAGACCGGCAGCGGTACCCAGACCAATATGAATTTAAACGAGGTCATCGCCAACCGGGCCGCGCTTCTTGACGGTAAGAGGCTGGATGATACCCGCCCCATCCACCCCAATGACCATGTGAATAAATCCCAAAGTTCCAACGACACATTCCCGGCGGCCATGCATATTGCCGCGGTATTTGAGATCCATGACACCCTGCTGCCCGCCGTGGACCGCATGTGTCTGGCCCTTGAAGAAAAATCCCAAAAATTTGCAAAGGTCATTAAAATCGGACGCACCCATCTCCAGGATGCCACGCCCCTGACACTTGGCCAGGAAATCAGCGGCTGGGCGGCCATGATCCAAAGCAGCCGGGTCCAGATCCTGCAATCCCTGGAATCACTCTATCCGCTTGCCATTGGTGGGACAGCAGTGGGCACCGGATTAAATGCGCCCCAGGGGTTCGGTAAAGCCGTGGCAGAGGAACTTGCCAACTCAACCGGCCACCCGTTCACGCAGATGCAAAATACCTTCCACGGCCTCACCGGACACGACCAGATGGTTTTCGCCAGTGGTGCACTCAAAGGGCTGGCGGCCAATTTGATGAAAATCGCCAACGACGTCCGGTGGCTTGCCAGCGGCCCCAGGTGCGGCATCGGAGAACTCAATATCCCGGCCAATGAACCGGGCAGTTCGATCATGCCCGGAAAAGTAAACCCCACCCAGGCCGAAGCCGCCACCATGGTGGCCTGCCAGGTCATGGGAAATGATGCGGCCATCGGTTTTGCCGCAAGCCAGGGCAATTTTGAACTCAATGTCTTTAAACCGGTGATAATTCATAATCTGCTGGAATCGGTTACGCTTTTAGGGGATGCCGTCTCTTCGTTCACCTCCCATTGCCTGGCCGGTATTACTGCGAACTTAGAGGTGATTGAACGTCATTTAAAAAATTCGCTGATGCTGGTCACGGCACTGGCTCCGCACATCGGGTATGACAATGCCGCCCGGATCGCCAAGAAAGCGCTTCAGGACGGCATGACTTTAAAGGCGGCTGCCGCAGAACTGGAGTTGGTTCAGCCCGAACAATTTGATGAATGGGTTAAACCCAAAATCATGATCCTGGGACAAAAATAG
- a CDS encoding gamma carbonic anhydrase family protein → MALYSYKNIAPKVHESVYIAPDAKIIGDVYIGRDSSVWFNSVIRGDVAHIRIGERTNIQDLCMGHVARQTPLIIGNGVTIGHNCCVHGTTIEDGCLIGMGAVLLNKSVIGRGSVIAAGTVVLEKTIIPPYSLVTGSPGKVKKVYENQAEIDQRLKNASENYVLHARDYAAGGLVYEIKQIRD, encoded by the coding sequence ATGGCACTTTACTCCTACAAAAACATTGCGCCAAAAGTTCACGAATCCGTTTATATTGCACCGGATGCAAAAATTATAGGGGATGTATACATCGGCCGGGACTCTTCGGTCTGGTTTAATTCCGTGATCCGGGGAGATGTCGCCCACATTCGCATTGGTGAACGCACAAATATCCAGGATCTTTGCATGGGCCATGTGGCCAGACAGACCCCGTTAATCATCGGAAACGGCGTCACCATCGGACACAATTGCTGCGTCCATGGTACGACCATTGAGGATGGCTGCCTCATCGGCATGGGTGCCGTTCTTTTAAATAAAAGCGTCATTGGCCGGGGCAGCGTCATTGCAGCCGGTACCGTTGTTCTGGAAAAAACAATCATTCCGCCCTATTCACTTGTTACCGGGTCTCCGGGCAAAGTGAAAAAAGTGTATGAGAATCAGGCAGAGATTGACCAGCGGTTGAAAAATGCCTCTGAAAATTATGTGTTACATGCAAGGGACTATGCGGCCGGCGGTCTGGTGTATGAAATTAAACAGATTCGAGACTGA
- a CDS encoding TrkA family potassium uptake protein, with translation MKQFLIIGLGNFGFYLATHLYSKGHDVMAVDKSPALVQAIKDHVTQAVIADATDAATLNELGVKNVDTAVVGIGSVLGDSILAVLNLQELGIKHIVAKAISDPHKKVLEKLGIEEIIFPEKDTALSMARKLDNPSLIDYLPFMEGYGIIELTVPEKFVGKSLKQINLTNKYGVQVVAIKGRDADHTRFSPKADHILNQEDILILLGPEKGLDTLKTASPK, from the coding sequence ATGAAACAATTTCTGATTATCGGCCTGGGAAATTTCGGGTTTTACCTGGCCACCCATTTATATAGTAAAGGCCACGATGTCATGGCCGTTGATAAAAGCCCTGCCCTCGTCCAAGCCATTAAAGACCATGTCACCCAGGCCGTGATTGCGGATGCCACGGATGCGGCCACCCTCAACGAGCTGGGGGTCAAAAATGTGGACACGGCCGTGGTGGGGATCGGCTCGGTGCTTGGTGATTCCATCCTTGCCGTGCTTAACCTTCAGGAACTGGGCATCAAGCACATTGTGGCCAAAGCCATCAGTGATCCCCACAAAAAAGTTTTGGAAAAACTGGGGATCGAAGAGATCATCTTCCCGGAAAAAGATACGGCGCTCTCCATGGCAAGAAAACTGGATAACCCCAGCCTCATAGATTATCTGCCGTTCATGGAAGGATATGGCATCATTGAGCTGACCGTGCCTGAAAAATTTGTGGGCAAAAGTCTTAAACAAATAAACCTGACCAATAAATACGGCGTTCAGGTGGTTGCAATAAAAGGTCGGGACGCTGATCATACACGGTTCTCCCCCAAGGCCGATCACATTTTAAACCAGGAAGATATCCTGATTCTGCTCGGACCGGAAAAAGGGCTGGATACCCTGAAAACCGCCTCCCCAAAATAA
- a CDS encoding glycine--tRNA ligase, with product MAKPKKEATLMDKVVGLCKRRGFVYPGSEIYGGLANAWDFGPLGVELLKNLKAAWWKKFVTERIDMVGLDAAILMNPTAWEASGHVGSFSDPLMDCKKCKSRERADKLVENWQQENSSDEQPANWAGEKTPPQDMLDFINSKNITCPQCGSLEWTLPKAFNLMFKTQQGVVEGEGKDIYLRPETAQGIFVNFKNVQTTSRKKIPFGIAQIGKAFRNEITPGNFVFRTREFEQMEIEYFCKPGTELEFHDFWKKFCMDWYLGLGVTPDNLRLRDHDAAELSHYSNGTSDIEYRYPFGWGELCGIASRTDYDLSQHMAYSSKDLKYFDEAAKEKYVPFVIEPSLGVQRSALVFLCDAYEEEEIKEGDTRVVLHLHNQLAPVKIAVMPLAKKIADNAKPVFDTLVQQLGLNMDFDVQGSIGKRYRRQDEAGTPYCVTFDYESLDDNSVTIRERDSMEQQRMKIDELVPFFREKFIY from the coding sequence ATGGCGAAACCAAAAAAAGAAGCAACATTGATGGACAAGGTCGTTGGGCTGTGCAAACGCAGGGGCTTTGTATATCCGGGATCTGAAATCTACGGCGGACTTGCCAATGCCTGGGATTTCGGGCCTTTAGGGGTGGAACTGCTTAAGAATCTGAAAGCGGCCTGGTGGAAGAAATTTGTCACCGAACGTATTGACATGGTGGGCCTGGATGCCGCCATTCTCATGAATCCCACCGCCTGGGAAGCCTCGGGCCATGTGGGCAGTTTCTCCGATCCGTTGATGGACTGCAAAAAATGTAAATCCCGGGAGCGGGCCGACAAGCTTGTGGAAAACTGGCAGCAGGAGAACAGCTCTGATGAGCAGCCCGCAAACTGGGCCGGAGAAAAAACCCCGCCCCAGGATATGCTGGACTTTATTAACAGCAAGAACATCACCTGTCCCCAGTGCGGCAGCCTTGAATGGACGCTTCCCAAGGCCTTTAACCTGATGTTTAAAACCCAGCAGGGCGTGGTTGAAGGTGAAGGCAAGGATATCTATCTGCGGCCCGAAACCGCCCAGGGTATTTTTGTCAATTTTAAAAACGTCCAGACCACCTCACGCAAGAAGATCCCCTTTGGTATTGCCCAGATCGGCAAGGCCTTCAGGAACGAAATTACCCCGGGCAATTTTGTATTCCGTACCCGTGAGTTTGAGCAGATGGAAATCGAATATTTCTGTAAACCCGGCACCGAGCTTGAGTTCCATGACTTCTGGAAAAAATTCTGCATGGACTGGTACCTGGGGCTGGGGGTTACCCCGGACAATTTGAGACTGCGCGACCATGATGCGGCTGAATTGTCCCATTACTCCAATGGTACGTCCGATATTGAATACCGCTATCCGTTCGGCTGGGGTGAATTGTGCGGCATCGCTTCCCGGACCGACTACGACTTGAGCCAGCATATGGCGTATTCTTCCAAGGATTTGAAGTATTTTGACGAGGCGGCCAAGGAAAAATACGTTCCCTTTGTCATTGAACCTTCCCTTGGGGTCCAGCGTTCGGCGCTGGTCTTTTTGTGCGATGCCTATGAAGAAGAAGAGATTAAAGAGGGCGATACCCGGGTGGTGCTCCATCTTCACAACCAGTTGGCCCCTGTTAAAATTGCCGTCATGCCCCTGGCCAAAAAGATTGCCGACAATGCAAAGCCTGTCTTTGACACCCTGGTACAGCAACTGGGGCTGAACATGGATTTTGACGTCCAGGGCTCCATCGGAAAGCGCTACCGCCGCCAGGATGAGGCGGGCACCCCCTATTGCGTCACCTTTGACTATGAATCCCTTGACGATAACTCCGTCACCATCCGGGAGCGGGACTCCATGGAACAGCAGCGCATGAAAATCGATGAGCTGGTTCCCTTTTTCCGGGAAAAATTTATATATTAG
- a CDS encoding potassium transporter TrkG, whose translation MSLLHPEAPSRKGRLLSPGRISMISYAVLILLGAMLLLLPAATEQGEIGFIDALFTSASAVCVTGLVVVDTASTFTFFGKAVIMTLIQAGGIGIMVLSTMFLLTLGKRVGMTGRQMLSDTYSYGQGKNVYSLVKEILIFTFVIEFIGAVFMLPDFLGRFPVDTAICYAVFHSVSAFCNAGFSMLPDSFTQYSGSWLMNFDICFLIITGGIGFIVMAEIRQKFSFSKRCWSKLSLHTRLTLTATLVLLIGSTLLFFILEWSNTLRDLPLHTKFLASFFQAVNTRTAGFNTLDIGSLANETLFISILLMFVGTAPGSCGGGVKVTTISSLAILGYSRFRGEEHPHIFYRRVSDASISKAVSLIIISMLVIVIGVVLLQQTEIGDVSHTLSRGAFLEILYEVVSAFGTVGLSTGITSSFSGFGKLIIICMMFIGRLGPMGIAMAVSKKGKPSKFSYAQENIMIG comes from the coding sequence ATGTCGTTGCTGCACCCTGAAGCGCCCTCCCGGAAAGGGAGACTTCTTTCCCCGGGGCGGATCTCCATGATCAGTTATGCCGTGTTGATTCTGCTTGGTGCCATGTTACTTCTTTTGCCCGCAGCCACGGAACAAGGCGAGATCGGCTTTATTGACGCCCTTTTCACATCGGCTTCGGCCGTTTGCGTCACAGGGCTGGTTGTGGTGGATACCGCGTCGACCTTCACCTTTTTCGGCAAAGCGGTCATCATGACCCTGATCCAGGCCGGGGGCATCGGTATCATGGTGTTGTCCACCATGTTCCTGCTCACCCTGGGCAAGCGCGTAGGCATGACCGGCCGGCAGATGCTCTCTGACACCTACAGTTACGGCCAGGGAAAAAATGTATATTCACTGGTCAAAGAGATACTTATCTTTACATTTGTTATTGAGTTCATCGGGGCCGTATTCATGCTGCCCGATTTTCTTGGCAGGTTTCCGGTGGATACGGCCATCTGTTATGCGGTATTCCATTCGGTCAGCGCGTTCTGCAACGCAGGATTCTCAATGCTTCCAGACAGTTTCACCCAATATAGCGGCAGCTGGCTGATGAATTTTGACATCTGCTTTCTCATTATCACCGGCGGCATCGGTTTCATTGTCATGGCTGAAATCCGGCAGAAATTTTCATTTTCAAAACGGTGCTGGTCCAAACTGAGCCTGCATACACGGCTGACCTTGACCGCCACCCTGGTCCTGTTGATCGGCAGTACGCTGCTGTTTTTTATCCTGGAGTGGTCCAATACCCTAAGAGACCTGCCCCTGCACACCAAATTTCTGGCCTCTTTTTTCCAGGCCGTTAATACCCGGACCGCCGGGTTCAACACCCTTGACATCGGCAGCCTGGCCAATGAAACACTTTTTATCAGTATTCTTCTGATGTTTGTGGGCACAGCCCCCGGCTCCTGCGGCGGCGGGGTCAAGGTCACCACGATATCCAGCCTTGCCATTCTGGGATATTCCAGATTCCGGGGCGAGGAACACCCCCATATATTTTATCGCAGGGTGTCTGATGCCAGTATATCCAAGGCGGTGAGCCTCATTATCATCAGTATGCTGGTGATCGTCATTGGTGTGGTGCTGCTCCAGCAGACCGAAATCGGTGATGTCTCCCATACTCTGAGCCGGGGGGCTTTTCTTGAAATCCTCTATGAGGTGGTCAGTGCATTTGGTACCGTGGGGCTGTCCACCGGTATTACCTCGAGCTTTTCAGGGTTTGGCAAACTGATTATCATATGCATGATGTTCATCGGTCGCCTGGGTCCCATGGGGATTGCCATGGCCGTAAGTAAAAAAGGCAAACCAAGTAAATTTTCCTATGCCCAGGAAAATATAATGATTGGTTAA
- a CDS encoding nitroreductase family protein: MNFEQITQNRRSINFFDPEKEVPGDVIKKMVELAGHTPSSFNLQPWNLMILKEKAQKEKLKALAWDQPKIVEAPVTMIVLADKEGWKQGHPGFERTWQEMVKTGMPEEKRDWFLDATSSLYNWSPDANLAFAAKNAGFFAMSLMYAAVSLGLDSHPMDGFDHEAVKKAFNIPDRYWVTILLAVGYKKPGLVLDPPKWRKTYEEIVVDF, encoded by the coding sequence ATGAATTTTGAGCAGATTACCCAAAACAGACGATCCATCAACTTTTTTGACCCTGAAAAAGAGGTTCCCGGTGATGTGATCAAAAAAATGGTGGAACTGGCCGGCCACACCCCCTCCAGTTTCAATCTCCAGCCCTGGAACCTGATGATCCTAAAGGAAAAGGCGCAAAAGGAAAAACTCAAAGCCCTGGCCTGGGACCAGCCCAAAATCGTTGAAGCCCCGGTAACCATGATTGTTCTGGCAGATAAGGAAGGGTGGAAGCAGGGCCATCCCGGATTTGAACGGACCTGGCAGGAGATGGTCAAAACAGGCATGCCCGAAGAGAAACGGGATTGGTTCCTGGACGCCACAAGCTCCCTGTACAACTGGAGCCCGGACGCGAATCTGGCCTTTGCTGCCAAAAACGCAGGGTTCTTTGCCATGAGCCTGATGTATGCCGCTGTCAGTTTAGGTCTGGACTCCCACCCCATGGACGGGTTTGATCACGAAGCGGTCAAAAAAGCATTTAATATCCCTGACAGATACTGGGTTACAATCCTGCTTGCCGTGGGTTACAAAAAACCCGGACTGGTACTTGATCCACCCAAATGGCGTAAAACCTATGAAGAAATTGTTGTTGATTTTTAA
- the yciA gene encoding acyl-CoA thioester hydrolase YciA produces MTDIPLTDEEHKPHGDLLLRTQTMPADTNPNGDIFGGWVLSQMDIAGSILAKEVTCGRVVTIAVEGMKFIEPIQVGDIFCCYGYVEKIGNTSITVKLEVWVKPILLNSCGTERFKVTEARFVYVAIDDNHKKRVIPKK; encoded by the coding sequence ATGACTGATATTCCATTAACCGACGAGGAACACAAGCCCCACGGAGACCTGCTTCTTCGAACCCAGACCATGCCGGCGGATACCAACCCCAACGGGGACATTTTTGGCGGATGGGTCCTCTCCCAGATGGATATTGCAGGCAGCATCCTGGCCAAGGAGGTCACCTGCGGACGTGTGGTGACCATTGCCGTGGAAGGTATGAAATTTATCGAACCCATTCAGGTGGGAGACATCTTTTGCTGCTATGGTTACGTGGAAAAAATAGGAAACACCTCCATTACGGTTAAGCTTGAAGTGTGGGTTAAACCCATACTGCTGAACTCCTGCGGTACGGAACGGTTTAAAGTGACCGAAGCACGATTCGTCTATGTTGCCATTGATGACAATCACAAAAAAAGAGTGATTCCCAAAAAGTAA